A single genomic interval of Antarcticibacterium arcticum harbors:
- a CDS encoding LytR/AlgR family response regulator transcription factor: MNTIVCIINCEKHTRLRIGKILDDYSEFSCLGNSEKYEESFALILKINPDLIFIDLRPREKFSLDPTQFIRELYQYLDYLPIIIAIFRTRDRAYEAIKLGCTDYLINPLTELELRKCLLMVKRKFLKVYPEKICLRSYSDYQFLHLNQILLLKADGNTTDFHLTGKKKVPAFKPLKNFESILPKNFIRVHKSYIINTDYLLRVNFAKSRLTLFENNVVPFSRAHRTQLDLLKDTLFNLESV, translated from the coding sequence ATGAACACTATAGTGTGTATTATAAATTGTGAGAAACACACAAGACTCAGAATTGGAAAGATTCTCGATGATTATTCTGAATTTTCCTGTTTAGGTAATTCCGAAAAATATGAGGAGTCTTTCGCGTTAATTCTCAAAATTAATCCAGATTTAATTTTCATAGATTTAAGGCCAAGAGAAAAATTTTCTTTAGACCCAACGCAATTTATCCGGGAATTATACCAATATCTTGATTATTTACCCATTATTATAGCAATTTTCCGAACCAGAGATCGTGCTTATGAAGCAATAAAACTTGGGTGTACAGATTATCTTATTAACCCTTTGACAGAATTAGAGCTTCGGAAGTGTTTATTAATGGTAAAAAGAAAATTCTTAAAGGTTTATCCTGAGAAAATTTGTTTAAGATCATATTCTGATTATCAATTTCTGCATTTAAACCAAATTTTATTACTTAAAGCGGACGGTAATACCACGGATTTTCATCTTACTGGGAAAAAGAAAGTCCCTGCCTTTAAACCTCTCAAAAATTTTGAATCCATATTGCCTAAAAACTTTATAAGGGTACATAAAAGTTACATAATTAATACTGATTATCTTCTGCGCGTTAATTTCGCCAAATCTCGTCTCACATTATTTGAAAATAATGTGGTTCCTTTTTCTAGAGCCCATCGGACCCAATTAGACCTATTGAAGGATACCCTTTTTAATCTTGAGTCCGTCTAA
- a CDS encoding tetratricopeptide repeat-containing sensor histidine kinase — MALFDSLKFQILENPTKRDSVLNTIFTFRQDSIKTRMLLDISYKFYSKNDSLNFRYWNKVAHNHSHNIKDTSAVAETYWDLANFYYKEKFLDSSYYYYNKALELYDYINDDYQAARMLINLATIQRDIKDFKNSEITTIEALKKLQPLDKQYQKYLAYNNLGVTNNHLEEYSEAINFHSRALVIAENLEDEILIALTLNNIGVVYKNLGEYIKAIENYRKAKAVDSLGIKYPELEAMVMDNLAYSRFMLNDTLGIEEDFLSALAIREGISHFSGIATSHLHLGDYYLSTSDTLRAINHYLDSRKVSTSKGLNQEFLQSTLALAKLGGNGSNIFYNDYIEKAKEFQREERAIKNRFAKIRFQTDEYIAETKRLTEQKIWISLVSFLTIMSLMLLYYVILQRTKNKDLAHEQEQRIANEEIYKLMLKQQSNLEEGRQQERKRISSDLHDGILGRLFGARLSFEFLNLEMSPKELKKFHVLTTELHEIEKEVREISHDLVSSDFFYNSSFINLINDIIHNKNDVGNTHFHLDHDKSINWENVNPEIQLDLYRIIQEAIQNIIKHADAKKVSITIHGENSKLLLTVSDNGRGFQLDKIRNGIGLMSAESRVKKWNGYFSINSSLGHGTEITVEVPLLNIL, encoded by the coding sequence TTGGCATTATTTGATAGTTTGAAATTCCAAATCCTCGAAAATCCTACAAAAAGGGATTCAGTGTTGAATACAATCTTTACTTTTCGTCAGGATTCTATTAAAACAAGAATGTTGCTAGATATTTCCTATAAATTTTATTCTAAAAATGATTCTTTGAATTTCCGATATTGGAATAAAGTTGCACATAATCATTCCCATAATATAAAGGATACATCTGCAGTTGCGGAAACTTATTGGGATTTAGCAAATTTTTATTACAAGGAAAAATTTTTAGATAGCTCTTACTATTACTATAATAAAGCTCTTGAATTATATGATTATATAAATGATGATTATCAAGCCGCGAGGATGTTAATCAACTTGGCTACTATTCAAAGGGATATAAAAGATTTTAAAAATAGCGAAATCACAACTATTGAAGCCTTAAAAAAATTGCAACCATTGGACAAGCAATACCAGAAGTACTTGGCATATAATAATTTGGGGGTTACAAACAATCATCTTGAAGAATATAGTGAAGCAATAAATTTTCATAGTAGAGCCTTGGTGATAGCTGAAAATCTTGAAGATGAAATTCTTATAGCCTTAACTTTAAATAATATTGGTGTTGTTTATAAGAACCTTGGGGAATATATTAAAGCAATTGAAAATTACAGGAAAGCCAAAGCTGTTGACAGCTTAGGAATTAAATATCCGGAACTCGAGGCAATGGTTATGGATAACCTGGCATATTCACGATTTATGTTAAACGACACACTCGGTATTGAAGAGGATTTTCTATCTGCCCTGGCTATTAGGGAAGGAATTAGTCATTTTTCTGGTATTGCTACAAGCCACCTACATTTGGGGGATTACTACTTGAGCACCTCAGATACCTTAAGGGCTATTAATCACTACTTAGATAGTAGAAAAGTTTCAACAAGTAAGGGTTTGAATCAAGAATTTCTACAATCTACTTTGGCTTTGGCAAAACTGGGTGGGAATGGATCCAATATTTTTTATAACGATTATATTGAAAAAGCTAAAGAATTTCAGAGAGAAGAAAGAGCTATAAAAAATCGTTTTGCCAAAATAAGATTTCAAACAGATGAATATATTGCAGAGACCAAACGGCTCACAGAACAAAAAATCTGGATATCTTTAGTTTCCTTTTTAACAATTATGTCCCTAATGCTCCTTTATTATGTAATATTACAAAGAACCAAAAACAAAGATTTGGCTCATGAGCAAGAACAAAGAATTGCCAATGAAGAAATTTATAAACTTATGCTGAAGCAACAGTCAAACCTTGAAGAAGGAAGGCAGCAGGAAAGGAAGCGTATTTCTTCAGATCTACACGATGGGATTCTGGGTAGGCTGTTTGGTGCACGCCTCAGTTTTGAATTCCTCAATCTAGAAATGTCCCCCAAAGAACTTAAGAAATTTCACGTTCTTACAACTGAGCTTCATGAAATTGAAAAGGAGGTGCGGGAAATATCACATGATTTAGTTTCATCAGATTTCTTCTACAATTCAAGCTTTATTAATTTGATAAATGATATTATTCATAACAAAAATGACGTAGGTAATACCCATTTTCATTTGGATCATGACAAGAGTATTAACTGGGAAAATGTGAATCCAGAAATTCAGTTAGATCTTTACCGAATTATACAGGAGGCGATACAGAATATTATAAAACACGCCGACGCAAAAAAGGTAAGTATTACAATTCATGGGGAGAATTCAAAACTTCTTCTGACAGTTAGCGATAATGGGCGTGGATTTCAATTAGATAAAATCAGGAATGGGATAGGTTTAATGAGTGCTGAATCCCGGGTTAAAAAGTGGAATGGTTATTTTTCAATTAATTCATCACTAGGTCATGGAACGGAAATAACAGTTGAGGTTCCGCTCTTAAATATTTTGTAA
- a CDS encoding helix-turn-helix domain-containing protein: protein MKAFTAIIIDDHPIITDSYQAAIEEYFSSGTVEPKILVLNDLDSALDQINNSKIFMAADLIFLDIQLPPSRDNRMISGEDLGLKIRKKNSPAKIVLSTSLNENYRIYSLLKNINPEGFLIKTDINRHELLIALDKVISTPPYYSKTVLQLLRKHISSDFVLDANDRRILFELSIGTKLKDLQNIIPLSLSGVEKKRRNLKILFEVEEEGDRSLVLKAREKGFL, encoded by the coding sequence ATGAAAGCTTTTACCGCCATAATCATAGATGACCACCCCATAATTACGGATTCCTATCAAGCCGCGATAGAGGAATACTTTTCCTCAGGAACGGTGGAACCTAAAATACTGGTATTGAATGATCTTGATTCGGCCTTAGATCAAATAAATAACTCGAAGATCTTCATGGCAGCAGATCTTATTTTTTTAGATATTCAACTTCCACCATCTCGTGATAATAGAATGATTTCAGGAGAAGATCTTGGCCTAAAGATCCGGAAGAAAAACTCACCGGCTAAAATCGTTTTATCCACATCCCTTAATGAAAATTATAGAATCTATAGTTTATTAAAAAATATAAATCCTGAAGGATTTCTCATAAAAACAGATATTAATCGACATGAGTTGTTAATTGCCCTTGATAAAGTCATAAGTACCCCACCATATTACAGTAAAACCGTGCTACAGTTATTGCGGAAACATATAAGTTCTGATTTTGTTTTAGATGCTAATGATAGAAGGATCTTATTTGAACTTTCGATAGGAACAAAGTTAAAAGATTTACAGAATATTATTCCTCTATCCTTGAGTGGAGTTGAAAAAAAAAGGCGTAATCTCAAAATACTTTTTGAGGTTGAAGAAGAAGGTGATCGGTCTCTAGTTCTGAAAGCTCGAGAAAAAGGATTTTTATAA
- a CDS encoding multiubiquitin domain-containing protein produces MKTHWEFKIESVTHKSEKQIITGAEVRQIGPGIPENMDLFVKRRGKPGQLVKNDDQIDLDEPGIEKFYSQESSSEAGFYGPII; encoded by the coding sequence ATGAAAACACATTGGGAATTTAAAATTGAAAGTGTAACCCATAAATCGGAGAAACAAATAATAACTGGCGCAGAAGTTCGCCAGATAGGCCCAGGCATACCTGAAAATATGGACCTATTTGTTAAAAGAAGAGGGAAGCCGGGGCAACTTGTTAAAAATGATGACCAAATTGATCTGGATGAGCCAGGGATAGAAAAATTCTACTCTCAGGAATCTAGTTCTGAAGCCGGATTTTATGGCCCTATTATTTGA
- a CDS encoding E2/UBC family protein — protein MALLFEEDYDLLTSSGLKIEEDELGRFLIIKNFPVQEDLYLSQGRPITDLEVLLIIPPNYNTSGGDMFWTFPDISRADGKPIPNYGGDPRIYDSKSYNRWSRHFRAASWLAKVDNVQKILSRVEWALKNPQANL, from the coding sequence ATGGCCCTATTATTTGAGGAGGATTATGACCTCTTGACAAGTTCAGGTCTGAAAATTGAAGAAGATGAATTAGGGAGATTCTTAATTATCAAAAATTTTCCTGTCCAAGAGGATTTATACCTGTCTCAAGGCCGACCTATTACGGATCTTGAAGTGCTTTTAATAATTCCCCCCAATTACAATACGAGTGGGGGAGATATGTTCTGGACATTTCCTGATATTTCAAGAGCCGATGGTAAACCCATTCCTAACTATGGAGGTGATCCGCGAATCTATGATAGCAAATCCTATAATAGATGGTCCAGGCATTTTAGAGCAGCCTCCTGGTTGGCAAAGGTGGATAACGTTCAGAAGATTTTAAGTAGAGTTGAGTGGGCTCTTAAAAATCCACAGGCAAATTTGTAA
- a CDS encoding HesA/MoeB/ThiF family protein: protein MDRIILLGSHRERIVDWLMGHPRGHERGAIIYFRRFARPVDGLPFSQRFVSFDVELMDGDWILDSSQFHLRINMRKFPQVYHRCEKENLVLGFIHNHPRGILEFSEKDNINEANIIHGLAGCNGLSSHLVSLIYSQGAWSGRIRRGDRPTQVRLVRHIAILSDKLELHSVRDRGDLLKTFLRQEATFGKPFNAKLRSLRAVVVGLGGTGSPVATMLARSGIGELILIDGDKLEDTNMNRVRGYTSSDVGQKKAKSLKKFIDRLGVGVKVIAFPDFLGESGEAIDSLSSADIVFGCTDDVIGRDLLNQSLYYYGHLLIDSGLTGFIQEGEDGMPHLRDHRGRVSCILPEEGLVFDVRVL, encoded by the coding sequence ATGGATCGGATAATTTTATTAGGGTCTCATCGGGAACGTATAGTTGACTGGTTAATGGGACACCCACGTGGTCATGAACGGGGAGCCATTATTTATTTTAGAAGGTTTGCCCGTCCAGTTGATGGACTCCCGTTCTCTCAGAGATTCGTGTCATTCGATGTGGAATTAATGGATGGAGATTGGATTCTGGATAGTTCCCAATTTCACCTCCGAATAAACATGCGCAAGTTTCCTCAGGTATATCATCGATGTGAAAAAGAAAATTTAGTATTGGGGTTTATACACAATCATCCTCGCGGAATATTGGAATTTTCGGAAAAGGATAACATTAATGAAGCCAACATTATTCACGGTCTGGCGGGGTGCAATGGCCTGAGTTCACATCTTGTTTCTCTCATCTATAGTCAAGGCGCCTGGAGTGGTAGAATTAGAAGGGGGGACCGTCCAACGCAGGTGCGCTTAGTCCGGCATATCGCAATTTTAAGCGATAAGTTAGAACTGCACAGCGTGCGTGATAGAGGTGATCTCCTGAAAACTTTTTTACGTCAGGAAGCAACATTTGGGAAACCTTTTAACGCTAAACTTAGATCTTTGAGGGCCGTTGTTGTTGGTCTTGGGGGAACCGGTTCTCCTGTTGCTACCATGCTGGCCAGATCAGGGATAGGAGAACTTATTCTAATAGATGGGGACAAACTAGAAGATACAAACATGAACCGTGTTCGGGGCTATACATCTTCGGATGTGGGTCAAAAAAAAGCAAAATCTTTAAAGAAATTCATTGATAGGCTGGGGGTGGGCGTCAAAGTTATTGCATTCCCAGATTTTTTAGGAGAATCTGGGGAAGCCATTGATTCCCTTTCTAGTGCTGATATAGTCTTTGGTTGTACGGATGATGTTATTGGACGGGATTTACTAAACCAAAGCCTGTATTATTACGGGCACTTGCTTATAGATTCGGGCCTTACCGGATTCATACAGGAAGGAGAGGATGGAATGCCACACCTGCGCGATCACAGGGGGAGGGTGAGCTGTATTCTCCCTGAAGAGGGGCTTGTCTTCGATGTCAGGGTGTTGTAA
- a CDS encoding DUF6527 family protein — MFKGLRKILTAFLAQNSSCPLKVTESFFNSVEVKEKAPSNEEIHDKTFIKVVYNQESYWCLFRCPCGCRRVISLSLQQNHKPHWKIIVSESGKPSLFPSVWQNQGCKSHFWIEDGEIRWCKNTGMEPWIAVK; from the coding sequence ATGTTTAAGGGGCTACGAAAAATACTGACGGCCTTCTTAGCTCAAAATTCTTCTTGTCCTTTAAAGGTAACGGAGTCTTTTTTTAACAGTGTAGAGGTGAAAGAAAAAGCGCCTTCTAATGAGGAAATTCATGACAAAACCTTTATTAAAGTCGTTTATAATCAGGAGTCATATTGGTGCCTTTTTAGGTGCCCTTGTGGTTGCAGAAGAGTGATTAGCCTTTCCTTACAGCAAAATCATAAACCTCATTGGAAAATAATAGTTTCTGAATCTGGGAAGCCTAGTTTATTTCCTTCTGTTTGGCAAAATCAGGGATGTAAGAGTCATTTTTGGATTGAAGACGGAGAAATTAGATGGTGTAAAAACACCGGAATGGAGCCTTGGATTGCGGTTAAATAA
- a CDS encoding IS110 family RNA-guided transposase, whose product MEVNEIIGIDASKLTLDCCIHSSGQQDVFDNNPEGIDRLLDWVSTRVLVKKEQILFVFENTGLYTIKLIDGLQERRFLMYVASGLEIRRSLGIARGKDDKADAKRIALYGYRLKEDIEPYSPPSSAIIKLKRLMSIRRKLVVQLAGYVANLKEQKRVLNDDEILFNVQENVMSVLQAQIKVVEKEMNRIIKEEPELAKLQQLITSVKGIGPVTARFLIIYTAGFTSFQSWRKFASYVGIAPFPNRSGTSIKGRNKVSNLANKEGKTLLHMCAASAIQCSPEIKVYYERRLAKGKHKMSTLNIIRNKLLSRAFAVVARGTPYVNTMKYAS is encoded by the coding sequence ATGGAAGTCAATGAAATTATCGGTATCGATGCCAGTAAGTTAACATTGGATTGCTGTATCCACAGTAGTGGGCAGCAAGATGTTTTTGACAATAATCCGGAAGGGATTGACAGACTATTAGACTGGGTATCCACCAGGGTCCTTGTCAAAAAGGAACAGATCCTTTTCGTTTTTGAGAACACAGGACTTTACACCATTAAACTTATAGATGGTTTACAAGAGCGTAGATTTTTAATGTACGTTGCATCCGGACTTGAAATTCGACGTTCACTTGGGATCGCCAGAGGTAAGGATGATAAGGCGGACGCAAAACGGATTGCTCTGTATGGCTATCGGCTAAAGGAAGATATTGAACCTTATTCTCCACCAAGTTCGGCGATAATAAAATTAAAACGATTAATGTCTATCCGCAGAAAACTGGTGGTACAACTCGCAGGATATGTAGCAAACCTAAAAGAACAGAAAAGGGTTTTGAATGACGATGAAATACTATTCAACGTGCAGGAGAATGTCATGAGTGTGCTGCAGGCACAGATAAAGGTGGTTGAAAAGGAAATGAATAGGATTATCAAAGAAGAACCCGAGCTTGCAAAGCTTCAACAGCTCATAACCAGTGTAAAGGGGATAGGCCCTGTTACAGCCCGGTTCCTGATTATTTATACAGCTGGGTTTACTTCTTTTCAGTCCTGGAGGAAATTTGCATCATATGTAGGGATTGCTCCGTTCCCAAATAGATCGGGAACAAGTATCAAAGGAAGAAATAAAGTAAGTAATCTTGCCAACAAGGAAGGTAAAACCCTTCTCCATATGTGCGCGGCTTCTGCCATACAATGCAGTCCTGAAATAAAGGTATATTACGAAAGAAGACTAGCCAAAGGCAAGCACAAAATGAGCACTCTTAACATTATAAGGAACAAATTATTATCAAGAGCTTTTGCTGTGGTAGCCAGGGGTACTCCATATGTTAATACTATGAAATATGCCTCATAA
- a CDS encoding helix-turn-helix domain-containing protein produces the protein MEEGNTKSLYPFLVSINSLEKKMEELIREFRIRQVRDPQYIILDNADFIRMFNISSRTAQNWRDEGLIEYAQVKGKFYYSLTDIKNFIDKHRKNKKGI, from the coding sequence ATGGAAGAAGGAAACACCAAATCACTCTATCCTTTCCTTGTGAGCATTAATTCCCTGGAGAAGAAAATGGAAGAACTCATTAGAGAATTCAGGATCCGACAGGTGAGAGATCCGCAATACATTATCCTGGATAACGCGGACTTTATTCGGATGTTTAACATCAGTTCCCGGACAGCCCAGAATTGGAGAGATGAAGGACTAATAGAATATGCCCAGGTGAAGGGGAAGTTTTATTATAGCCTAACCGATATCAAAAACTTCATTGATAAACATCGAAAAAATAAAAAAGGGATCTGA
- a CDS encoding BfmA/BtgA family mobilization protein, translating to MDIGYEKERFESFKIKASVAKKFRKYSREISKSHSMTLLLMLEFFENNGVSPTENFGPKMVTLENLIKKRINGVIAILKDIEKTQTKPSAGMISALFEQGESNKKTLMIEKKRLGCNNTILNYRNRNTNSNDL from the coding sequence ATGGATATAGGATATGAAAAAGAACGGTTTGAAAGCTTTAAGATAAAAGCTTCCGTTGCAAAGAAATTTAGAAAGTACAGCAGAGAAATTTCAAAATCTCACTCAATGACCCTGCTGCTTATGTTGGAGTTTTTTGAAAATAATGGAGTTTCTCCCACAGAGAATTTCGGACCTAAGATGGTGACCCTTGAGAATTTGATCAAGAAGCGAATCAATGGCGTAATTGCCATTTTGAAAGATATTGAAAAAACTCAAACTAAACCATCTGCCGGAATGATATCGGCTCTTTTCGAACAAGGGGAATCGAATAAGAAAACGTTGATGATTGAAAAGAAAAGACTGGGTTGTAATAATACAATTCTTAATTATAGAAACAGAAATACTAACTCTAATGATTTGTGA
- a CDS encoding carboxypeptidase regulatory-like domain-containing protein: MNLFSGKNILFFIVLAVISSQTIYSQFKIEGTVKDSSGSNLAGATVILQSMVDDTENQFSITNEEGKFLFLTSHQEFRIKVSYIGFATYSILLQDFNKENFILKLSPQVDNLDEIVLNYKPTPIQTKVDTLTFLANQFADGQEHKLKNLIQKLPGVEYEGGVLSINGKKITTVLVEGDKFFNGSTVLAVENIPANAIKELEFIDDYSETKLLNNLENSDITVLNLKLKDDKKHFYFGDLELKYGNQHFYKLNPSLFKYTKRHKYAILGSANNIGDPLENIWALQETVLNLNMSSSTLLDDLKFENKEVLSTSEKAIGVAFDGLIFDKKKLSINIVANDANRDYLIKSNNKYFDEPLLNENRELIRNQEFKNYFAGVGYENQLRNQGLFKINSEIYKRSSGNSRFLNSNFNSENIYVELEDVQESSGLNLRFSLLQKLNSRYTLNSELFFILKRDNQNLQISGNDNFLERFITKDEITGSYSQTTSDELGEVYFDNDLFYIFNSQNFLKITGIINTSLYKKNLSNPTGNSDFRSTSFPDPFNVFSDFQIKGMYSHKSEKFYSEIGMSMLHRNLPNKAENYFLPTVSMEYKLSFGNEIKAKYTSTSIRPVLEKFFEGALLKDFNHLEFGNSQLSSEIFHNFLFSSLFTDLRKGITFRGDVNYQVKQNSIIINNTFSGINLITRFSNLNSATNDFNTRFVVGKIFSALKLNGTLGYRKYDRGRILNENLIIQNIGMKRAKFHFETLFDKEVPNLFFNFTYAATNLKTGDFENKFRSNTYNVGLKNNSGKFTYLMEYEYIQNNNNYGNLYNNLKFNVVYNFENSPWLINIVGENLLDTNYINLQSIQETFVSEVQIARLPANVLLGITYKI, from the coding sequence ATGAATCTATTCTCTGGTAAAAACATTCTATTTTTCATTGTTCTTGCAGTTATATCTTCACAAACTATTTATTCCCAATTCAAAATTGAAGGCACAGTGAAGGATTCCTCCGGAAGTAATTTGGCTGGAGCCACTGTAATTTTACAATCCATGGTAGATGACACAGAGAATCAATTTTCAATTACCAACGAAGAAGGAAAATTTTTGTTTTTAACTTCTCACCAGGAATTCCGAATTAAAGTCTCTTATATAGGGTTTGCCACCTACTCAATATTATTGCAAGATTTTAATAAAGAAAATTTTATACTAAAACTTTCTCCACAAGTTGATAATCTTGATGAGATAGTTCTTAATTATAAACCTACTCCCATCCAAACCAAAGTTGATACTCTTACCTTTTTGGCTAACCAATTTGCAGACGGTCAAGAACATAAATTAAAAAACCTTATTCAAAAACTTCCGGGTGTTGAATATGAGGGAGGGGTATTATCAATTAATGGAAAAAAAATAACCACGGTCCTTGTAGAAGGTGATAAGTTTTTTAATGGTTCTACTGTTTTGGCGGTAGAAAATATCCCAGCAAATGCGATTAAAGAATTGGAATTTATAGATGATTATTCTGAAACCAAACTCCTGAATAATCTCGAAAATAGTGATATAACAGTATTAAATCTTAAACTTAAAGATGATAAAAAACATTTCTATTTTGGTGATTTGGAGCTCAAATACGGGAATCAACATTTTTATAAATTAAACCCTTCACTGTTCAAATATACCAAAAGGCATAAATATGCAATATTAGGATCCGCAAATAATATAGGAGATCCATTAGAGAATATTTGGGCTTTACAAGAAACTGTTTTAAATTTAAATATGTCTTCCTCTACCCTTTTAGATGATCTAAAATTTGAAAACAAGGAGGTTCTTTCCACTTCAGAAAAAGCAATAGGAGTAGCATTCGACGGACTTATTTTTGATAAAAAAAAACTATCTATTAACATAGTGGCCAATGATGCAAACCGTGATTATCTCATTAAATCAAATAACAAGTATTTTGATGAACCATTACTAAATGAGAACAGAGAACTAATAAGAAACCAAGAATTTAAAAATTATTTTGCAGGAGTGGGATATGAGAACCAGCTGCGAAATCAGGGTTTATTCAAAATCAATTCAGAAATATATAAAAGAAGTAGTGGTAATTCCAGATTTCTAAATTCTAATTTTAATTCCGAAAATATTTATGTTGAACTTGAAGATGTACAAGAATCCAGTGGTTTAAATTTACGATTCAGCTTATTACAGAAATTGAATTCCAGGTATACCCTCAATTCCGAACTATTCTTTATCCTTAAAAGAGATAATCAAAATTTACAAATCAGTGGAAATGATAACTTCCTTGAACGATTCATTACTAAAGACGAAATTACGGGATCATATTCCCAAACTACTTCAGATGAATTAGGAGAAGTATATTTTGATAATGACCTTTTTTATATTTTCAACTCACAGAATTTCCTTAAAATAACCGGGATAATTAATACATCTCTCTATAAAAAAAACCTGAGCAACCCAACCGGAAATTCTGATTTCAGGTCAACATCTTTTCCCGACCCTTTTAATGTCTTTTCAGATTTTCAAATTAAGGGTATGTATTCTCATAAAAGTGAAAAGTTTTATTCAGAAATTGGGATGAGTATGTTACACCGGAACCTCCCAAATAAAGCCGAGAATTATTTTCTTCCAACAGTTTCAATGGAATATAAACTTTCATTTGGAAATGAAATCAAGGCTAAATATACATCTACATCTATAAGACCGGTTTTGGAAAAGTTTTTTGAGGGGGCGCTACTTAAAGATTTTAATCATTTGGAATTTGGAAATAGCCAATTGTCGTCCGAAATATTTCATAACTTTCTATTTTCTTCTCTTTTCACAGATCTTAGGAAGGGTATAACTTTTAGAGGTGATGTAAATTATCAAGTAAAGCAAAACTCAATAATTATTAATAATACCTTTTCGGGTATTAATTTAATTACCAGATTTTCTAATTTAAATTCGGCAACAAACGATTTTAATACAAGATTTGTAGTCGGAAAGATATTTTCCGCATTAAAATTAAATGGGACATTAGGTTATCGTAAATATGATAGAGGTAGAATTTTAAATGAGAATTTGATCATTCAGAACATTGGTATGAAAAGAGCGAAATTTCATTTTGAAACATTATTTGACAAGGAGGTTCCTAATCTTTTTTTCAATTTTACTTATGCAGCAACTAATTTAAAGACGGGAGATTTTGAAAATAAATTTCGTTCTAATACATATAATGTTGGACTTAAAAATAATTCAGGAAAATTTACCTACCTGATGGAATATGAATATATTCAAAATAATAATAATTATGGCAATTTATATAATAATTTAAAGTTTAATGTAGTTTATAATTTTGAGAATTCCCCCTGGCTAATTAATATTGTTGGAGAAAATTTATTGGACACCAATTATATTAATTTGCAGTCTATTCAGGAAACCTTTGTAAGCGAGGTTCAGATTGCACGATTACCAGCAAATGTTTTATTAGGTATTACTTATAAAATATAA